In one Cydia strobilella chromosome 25, ilCydStro3.1, whole genome shotgun sequence genomic region, the following are encoded:
- the LOC134752803 gene encoding uncharacterized protein LOC134752803, with amino-acid sequence MNTQSYHQREMEARIRRFDSECVAAVRHIGRLQEQARSFLTQLSCEPREFKHRFLQCNRHLDEFMYAVTDFNMVASSFETNSAQMHTYHPVQPKNPKLAREISSSHSNTPSHSNMRKLPTKDRKSYNRRDHKGINNTRQTRGNSRDSLGSIGRDLNKIEENETVVERNGDLTDTGTPGCQPVGLPPQPKLDPLTHEATIVNVEGAQLWIVVEDTSFFKLMEEMLNYYQNREVVDFIPKTVCSYYDETETKHFLRALYITSEDGDPEIFLVDTGEFQPATQSRLYPLAPQFATTPPLAHFCYLADVEQTDDKKLEERRTEFLQQYLGQRYKIKLVEDLNDDRSFLSLGVYVFLEDGTTVNEKVQALDSYDPELNNNSKTSIDNENVHSSTEINKINNPTQNDKIKPDENESIDILNKSNENIVKDISSEGNIIMLHETNTPNEEIDSEENKIETDEINIIRVNKLDLRSDEERAKELEVIEHMNLDEMKYTEYENAVEAVTGYNNRDEMDICKHYKGGESCFKGNRCNKRHVKIHPDGWTLDRVSVHVKCPSPPLPLPGTWHKIKVTHVDDTCQLYVHFEVPEEPMSLSDITDEISLAAENSGPLKLMPAPGELVSAPYEGSHYRARVIVAHDTIEVFYVDYGNTASVSISDLRPLEPRWLTLPMRAVPCRLAGVSVSGVSVSDVSKTLRGLALDKTMQAQIIARGFDEVTVKLIDTDGFDVGEQLAVFADFTLQPYDVEHDERRCVLVPA; translated from the exons AT GAATACTCAATCATATCATCAGCGGGAGATGGAGGCACGGATCAGGAGGTTTGACAGTGAGTGTGTAGCGGCAGTGCGTCATATCGGACGTTTACAAGAACAA GCAAGAAGTTTCCTGACCCAGCTATCGTGTGAGCCTAGAGAGTTTAAGCACCGCTTTCTGCAGTGCAACAGACACCTAGATGAATTCATGTATGCTGTTACAGATTTTAACATGGTAGCGAGCAGTTTCG AAACCAACAGTGCACAGATGCATACATATCACCCTGTACAACCAAAGAACCCAAAGCTTGCACGTGAAATATCGTCTTCTCACTCTAATACACCATCTCACTCTAACATGCGAAAGCTACCAACAAAAGATAGAAAGTCATATAACAGAAGAGATCATAAAGGAATAAATAATACAAGACAAACAAGAGGGAATTCGAGAGATAGTTTAGGTTCTATTGGAagagatttaaataaaattgaagaaaaTGAAACAGTTGTGGAGCGAAATGGAGATTTAACTGATACag GGACTCCAGGGTGTCAACCGGTAGGTCTGCCTCCGCAACCAAAGTTGGATCCATTGACGCACGAAGCTACTATTGTAAATGTGGAAGGTGCCCAATTATGGATAGTGGTCGAGGATACTTCGTTTTTCAA GCTTATGGAAGAAATGTTGAATTATTACCAAAATCGAGAAGTTGTAGATTTCATACCTAAAACCGTTTGTAGTTACTATGACGAAACCGAAACTAAGCACTTCCTTAGAGCTCTCTACATTACATCAGAG GATGGTGATCCAGAGATATTTCTCGTGGACACGGGGGAATTCCAACCAGCTACCCAAAGTCGCCTGTACCCTCTCGCCCCGCAGTTCGCAACCACCCCGCCTTTGGCGCATTTTTGTTATTTAGCTGAT GTAGAACAGACGGATGATAAAAAATTAGAAGAGAGACGAACAGAATTTCTGCAGCAATACTTGGGGCAAcgatacaaaataaaacttgtagaAGATTTAAATGATGACCG TTCTTTTCTGTCTCTGGGTGTTTACGTGTTTTTAGAAGATGGGACTACCGTCAATGAGAAGGTACAAGCACTGGATTCAT ACGATCCAGAATTGAACAATAACTCCAAAACCAGTATTGACAACGAAAACGTACATTCTTcgactgaaataaataaaataaataaccccACACAAAATGATAAAATCAAACCTGATGAAAACGAAAGTATAGATATACTTAACAAATCTAATGAAAATATTGTTAAAGATATAAGTTCTGAAggaaatataataatgttacaTGAAACAAATACACCTAATGAAGAAATTGATtctgaagaaaataaaatagagacagatgaaattaatattataagggTGAATAAATTAGACCTGAGATCTGATGAAGAAAGGGCCAAGGAATTGGAGGTGATAGAACATATGAATTtagatgaaatgaaatataccGAATATGAGAATGCCGTTGAAGCTGTTACG GGTTATAACAACAGAGATGAAATGGACATCTGCAAGCATTACAAAGGGGGCGAGAGTTGCTTCAAGGGTAACCGATGCAACAAACGACACGTCAAAATCCACCCAG ACGGCTGGACGCTAGACCGCGTGTCCGTACATGTCAAGTGTCCATCCCCGCCCCTCCCCCTGCCGGGCACGTGGCACAAGATCAAGGTCACGCACGTGGATGACACGTGTCAGCTATACGTGCACTTTGAAGTTCCAG AGGAACCTATGTCTCTATCCGATATCACGGATGAAATCTCCCTCGCCGCCGAGAATTCCGGACCTTTAAAG TTAATGCCGGCGCCTGGCGAGTTGGTATCGGCGCCGTATGAGGGCAGCCACTACCGAGCCAGAGTCATCGTAGCACACGACACAATAGAG GTATTTTACGTAGACTACGGTAACACGGCGAGCGTGTCTATCTCCGATCTTCGCCCACTTGAACCCCGCTGGCTCACGCTGCCAATGCGGGCGGTGCCGTGCCGGCTTGCTGGCGTGTCCGTGTCCGGCGTGTCCGTGTCCGACGTGTCCAAAACGCTTAGGGGTTTAGCGTTGGACAAGACTATGCAGGCACAAATAAT CGCTCGAGGCTTCGACGAAGTGACCGTGAAACTTATCGACACCGACGGTTTCGACGTCGGCGAGCAACTGGCCGTGTTTGCCGACTTCACCCTACAGCCTTACGACGTAGAACATGACGAGCGACGTTGCGTGCTCGTGCCAGCTTAG
- the LOC134752638 gene encoding uncharacterized protein LOC134752638: protein MLLKFYLALAALAICSSQASTIRDIASQESAFSKVKMSETLITKKIANEVSYMPPMMIIGNNNGSITRCPIEEPNLCEVYHTSPCHSNVTSILVHGEYLYASLASGTMLRCLWRRRHSCYEFNQAGTNISGLAVAAGYIHAGLWNGTNLRCELDSPHSCWHFADIHRNISSLAAFDSYIYAASAGRIDRCLLTEESDCSIFYEYNWSDVYGMVRLAEKIYALKHAGFINYLNMDQQNYTSYSIPNTGYTSMALYNRKLYIVRNSRGIYTNNPGSGTVQLFAENVNAVSISFTYGTFGMQNQYRLETKKCIYNGIIYTCPPTVVYYDVHSRAQWEVSVKNGRLYDSQGVLLDTSDADECYSQKAAIFVMGPDGQLLVSKFHKRGHTHTSSLLAGNAVTGAGLIIVEHGEIRNITACSAHYRPDVDLNSQVKESLYVKGYKDDFDSYPCNYSADLCEIVDVSNTIY from the exons ATGCTTCTCAAGTTTTACCTGGCGCTGGCCGCGCTCGCGATCTGCAGCAGTCAAGCATCGACCATCAGGGACATCGCGAGCCAAGAATCTGCCTTCAGCAAAGTTAAAATGTCAGAAACACTCATAACGAAGAAGATCGCCAACGAAGTCTCCTACATGCCGCCAATGATGATTATTGGTAATAACAACGGGAGTATAACTCGTTGCCCGATCGAAGAACCGAACTTGTGTGAAGTCTACCATACTAGTCCCTGCCACTCAAATGTTACTTCCATCCTGGTACACGGGGAATATCTTTATGCTTCGCTGGCTTCAGGGACAATGCTCCGCTGTTTGTGGCGAAGAAGACATTCCTGCTACGAATTCAACCAAGCAGGCACTAATATCAGTGGTCTAGCGGTAGCTGCTGGGTACATCCACGCTGGGCTCTGGAATGGGACAAACCTGCGATGCGAACTGGACTCACCTCATAGCTGCTGGCATTTCGCTGACATCCATAGAAATATTTCATCTTTAGCGGCGTTCGACTCGTATATTTATGCAGCGTCGGCCGGTCGTATTGATCGTTGTTTGTTAACTGAAGAAAGCGATTGCAGCATTTTCTATGAATACAACTGGTCGGATGTTTATGGAATGGTACGTTTAGCGGAGAAAATTTATGCACTTAAACATGCTGGTTTTATCAATTACTTGAATATGGATCAGCAGAATTATACCTCGTATAGTATACCTAATACTGGATACACAAGCATGGCCCtttataacagaaaattatacataGTGAGGAATTCAAGGGGAATCTATACTAATAACCCAGGTTCAGGAACTGTACAACTATTTGCCGAAAATGTAAATGCCGTAAGCATCTCCTTCACGTACGGAACGTTTGGTATGCAAAACCAGTACCG GTTGGAGacgaaaaaatgtatttacaacGGTATTATTTACACGTGTCCGCCAACTGTGGTGTACTACGATGTTCACAGCAGGGCGCAGTGGGAGGTGTCAGTTAAGAATGGCAGGCTGTATGATTCTCAAGGAGTACTTCTTGACACGAGCGATGCCGACGAGTGTTATTCGCAGAAGGCGGCCATTTTCGTGATGGGACCAGACGGACAGCTTTTGGTCTCGAAGTTTCATAAGAGAGGGCACACTCACACGTCGAGCCTGCTAGCGGGGAACGCGGTGACCGGCGCCGGGCTGATAATAGTGGAACACGGCGAGATCCGTAACATCACCGCCTGCTCCGCGCACTATAGGCCGGACGTAGACTTGAACAGCCAGGTCAAGGAATCATTGTATGTTAAAGGGTACAAGGACGATTTTGATTCTTATCCTTGTAATTACAGTGCCGACTTATGTGAAATAGTCGATGTAAgtaatactatttattaa